From a single Paenibacillus sp. FSL W8-0426 genomic region:
- a CDS encoding glycosylhydrolase-like jelly roll fold domain-containing protein translates to MNHRLQDVLDGRESNYILPFLWQHGEDEQTIRQEIARVHEAGIGAVCVESRPHPDFLGPKWWEDMDVIMDEARNRGMKVWILDDDHFPTGHAGGRVKQAPAELHRKFLAERHIDTLGPATGASLLLEPILVNGNNELISAVAVQRDSINGGLCGAAVDLTGLVQDGILYWDIPAGFWRVFVISVNPDGGSKKQEHYLNPLDRDSTRILIDTVYEAFFERYREDFGQTLAGFFSDEPGFYNDPETFDFDSKPGKPGVPLPWSRDMPGLLKRSLGPDYQQQLHLLWHDAGEASSKVRYAYMNAVSQLYADHFCSQIGDWCRERGVEYIGHVLEDNNIHARLAAGAGHFFRSMWGQDMSGLDVVLWQIVPGFDELPFRWKAGETDSEFFHYGLGKLGVSLSHMDPKKKGRTMCELYGAYGWTEGLKLMKWLTDHILVRGVNHFVPHAFTQKAFPDPDHPPHMYASGKNPQYRYYKVLNQYINRISHLISGGRHVASAAVLYHAEAEWSGESMYFHKPVKELMQHQIDCDVVPVDVLLEGASVTGGKLHIHQEDYGCLIIPYAEALPAAMIQRLAQMAEQGLPVHFIDGLPRRSSEGVQVLAELSQLASDPSVNVSSLKGLAASLIKEGLFDIRAEGDLPYLRNYHYVHDDLHVFMFFNESPHQPVQTKIHLPVSGKLYAYDGFLNRLTRVDASQDMDGGSMAEIALSPYESVVWLNGAIVEGSVEAMPCPATESTIAVELNRVWTVSTSRAEKYPHFEAWGSLKDLCSMSGPDVLPRFSGTFRYETDVGWGETSDRVLLNLGEVYETAEVWVNGEHVGVRICPPYQLDVSRFLIKGNNRLVVEVTNTLVKEQRDNLSSFAQQEPSGLLGPVQLVVFE, encoded by the coding sequence ATGAACCATCGATTACAAGATGTGCTTGATGGCCGGGAAAGCAATTATATTCTTCCTTTTCTATGGCAGCACGGAGAGGATGAACAGACGATTCGGCAAGAGATCGCTCGCGTGCATGAAGCCGGGATCGGAGCGGTATGCGTCGAATCCCGACCTCATCCGGATTTTCTGGGACCGAAATGGTGGGAGGATATGGATGTCATTATGGACGAAGCCCGAAATCGAGGCATGAAGGTATGGATTCTTGATGACGATCACTTTCCGACGGGACACGCAGGAGGGAGGGTCAAACAGGCTCCCGCGGAACTGCATCGCAAGTTTCTGGCGGAGAGGCACATCGACACGTTGGGACCGGCAACAGGGGCTTCGCTGCTGCTGGAACCGATATTGGTGAACGGCAACAATGAATTGATATCCGCCGTGGCCGTGCAAAGGGACTCCATAAACGGGGGGCTATGCGGTGCTGCGGTTGATCTTACCGGACTCGTTCAGGATGGAATTTTGTACTGGGACATTCCTGCAGGATTCTGGCGTGTGTTTGTCATTTCGGTGAATCCGGATGGCGGCAGCAAAAAACAAGAGCATTACTTGAATCCGCTGGACCGGGATTCGACCCGTATTTTGATCGACACGGTGTATGAGGCGTTCTTCGAACGATATCGTGAAGATTTCGGACAAACGCTGGCAGGCTTTTTTTCCGACGAGCCCGGATTTTATAACGATCCGGAAACGTTCGATTTCGACTCGAAGCCGGGTAAACCGGGAGTACCGCTGCCCTGGAGCCGCGACATGCCCGGTTTGCTCAAGCGGTCGTTGGGTCCCGATTACCAGCAGCAGCTGCATTTGTTGTGGCATGATGCCGGAGAAGCGTCCAGCAAGGTAAGGTATGCCTACATGAATGCCGTCAGTCAGCTGTACGCGGACCATTTCTGCAGCCAGATCGGAGATTGGTGCCGGGAGCGGGGCGTGGAATACATCGGACACGTGCTGGAGGACAACAACATTCATGCGCGATTGGCAGCAGGTGCCGGACACTTTTTTCGCTCGATGTGGGGACAGGATATGTCAGGCCTTGACGTTGTGTTATGGCAGATCGTTCCCGGTTTCGACGAACTGCCATTCCGATGGAAGGCAGGAGAGACGGACAGCGAGTTTTTCCACTATGGTCTCGGCAAGCTCGGTGTGTCACTCAGTCATATGGACCCGAAAAAAAAAGGCCGGACGATGTGTGAACTATATGGGGCATACGGCTGGACGGAAGGTTTGAAATTGATGAAATGGCTTACCGACCATATTCTTGTGAGGGGGGTTAACCACTTTGTTCCGCATGCGTTTACCCAGAAAGCATTCCCGGACCCGGATCATCCGCCGCATATGTATGCCAGCGGGAAAAATCCGCAATATCGCTACTATAAAGTGCTGAATCAATATATCAACCGCATCAGCCATCTGATCTCGGGAGGCAGGCATGTGGCCTCTGCGGCCGTACTGTATCATGCCGAAGCGGAATGGTCCGGGGAATCGATGTATTTTCATAAGCCGGTCAAGGAGCTGATGCAGCATCAAATCGATTGCGATGTCGTTCCCGTTGACGTTCTATTGGAAGGAGCCAGCGTTACCGGCGGAAAACTGCACATCCATCAGGAGGATTACGGGTGCCTGATCATACCCTATGCAGAAGCGCTTCCAGCAGCAATGATTCAGCGTTTGGCGCAAATGGCCGAGCAAGGGTTGCCGGTCCATTTTATCGACGGGCTGCCTCGACGATCGAGCGAGGGAGTTCAAGTGTTGGCTGAACTGTCACAGCTCGCCAGCGATCCGAGCGTAAACGTCTCAAGCCTGAAAGGGCTGGCAGCTTCGCTCATCAAAGAAGGACTTTTCGACATTCGGGCAGAGGGAGACTTGCCATACCTTCGGAATTACCATTATGTGCATGACGATTTGCATGTGTTCATGTTTTTTAACGAATCCCCGCATCAACCTGTTCAAACGAAGATTCATTTGCCGGTGTCGGGAAAGTTATATGCTTATGACGGGTTTCTTAATCGGCTAACAAGGGTAGATGCCAGTCAGGATATGGACGGCGGCAGCATGGCTGAGATCGCGCTTTCCCCCTATGAATCCGTCGTTTGGTTAAACGGGGCTATCGTTGAAGGGAGCGTTGAGGCGATGCCTTGCCCTGCAACCGAATCTACTATCGCTGTTGAGCTTAACAGGGTATGGACAGTGTCTACGTCCCGAGCGGAAAAGTATCCGCATTTCGAAGCATGGGGATCGTTAAAAGACTTATGCAGCATGAGCGGTCCGGACGTTTTGCCGCGATTTTCGGGAACGTTCCGCTACGAAACGGATGTTGGATGGGGTGAAACCTCAGATCGGGTTCTGCTGAACTTAGGCGAGGTGTACGAAACGGCCGAAGTATGGGTGAATGGGGAGCATGTAGGGGTCCGAATCTGTCCTCCGTATCAACTAGACGTTAGCAGATTCCTCATAAAAGGGAACAATCGTCTGGTCGTTGAAGTGACGAATACGCTCGTGAAAGAGCAGCGGGACAATTTATCGTCGTTTGCGCAGCAGGAACCGAGCGGCCTTCTTGGGCCCGTGCAATTGGTCGTGTTTGAATAG
- a CDS encoding endospore germination permease, with protein sequence MALAKTLRVSELAVCLSLFEVGSTTLFLIGGEAKQDAWMAMLAGAFAGLLLLLLYLGIHREAPDLDLFMLFRRYMGKGLGTCLNVLFIGYFAYEASRNLRDLSEVTELTLLNKTPMWLISIITIVVVSNTVRYGYRVLFLMCMILFPAMLLGYVLISILIPATGLFHLELSLPVLDQGWGSIFSAAFPEIVSFPFGQVVLFLVFYPYVRQGGNLNKVVIIAYTITALALTFINQLVIFVMGPQIAAFSTLPLLQTVQLIDISEVFERMDALFTLLLFLGLGIKLAAFFHGAVIGLERITRVTYRRWVLPVGLALYGVSFLSPTYTQHIEVGRGFTVNYISPVFQIVFPVLLYIIVVLKRRKKRSVS encoded by the coding sequence ATGGCTTTGGCCAAGACGCTGCGGGTATCCGAACTGGCGGTATGCCTTTCCCTGTTTGAAGTAGGGAGCACCACCTTGTTTCTCATTGGCGGAGAAGCCAAGCAGGATGCATGGATGGCCATGCTGGCCGGGGCCTTTGCCGGCTTGCTGCTATTGCTTCTGTACCTGGGAATCCACCGCGAAGCGCCTGATTTGGATTTGTTTATGCTGTTTCGGCGCTACATGGGGAAAGGGTTGGGAACGTGTTTAAACGTGTTGTTCATCGGCTATTTCGCTTACGAAGCATCCCGGAATTTGCGCGATCTTAGCGAGGTCACCGAGTTGACGCTGCTAAACAAAACGCCCATGTGGCTCATCAGCATAATCACGATCGTGGTGGTGTCCAACACCGTGCGATACGGATATCGCGTGTTGTTTCTTATGTGCATGATCTTGTTCCCCGCCATGCTGCTGGGTTATGTGTTGATCAGCATTCTAATACCTGCTACGGGTCTGTTCCACTTGGAGCTTAGCTTGCCGGTTCTGGACCAGGGATGGGGAAGCATCTTCAGCGCCGCATTTCCGGAAATCGTTTCTTTTCCTTTTGGGCAAGTTGTGTTGTTCCTGGTTTTTTACCCCTATGTGCGTCAAGGCGGAAACTTGAACAAGGTGGTCATCATCGCCTATACCATAACCGCTCTTGCGTTAACGTTTATCAATCAGCTTGTCATTTTCGTCATGGGTCCGCAAATTGCAGCATTCAGCACGCTTCCGCTTCTGCAGACCGTCCAGCTGATTGACATAAGCGAGGTATTTGAGCGCATGGACGCCTTGTTTACGCTGCTTCTTTTTTTAGGGCTGGGCATCAAGCTGGCGGCGTTTTTCCACGGTGCGGTCATCGGGCTTGAACGAATAACACGCGTGACTTACAGGCGCTGGGTTCTGCCGGTTGGACTGGCTCTGTACGGCGTGTCTTTCTTGTCGCCCACGTATACTCAACACATCGAGGTGGGGCGCGGGTTTACGGTAAATTATATTTCTCCCGTCTTTCAAATCGTCTTTCCGGTACTGCTTTATATCATTGTGGTCTTAAAAAGGAGAAAAAAACGCAGCGTCTCATGA
- a CDS encoding spore germination protein, translating into MLTRWMKKAFAKPKENAPQAVQNHPSESMGISFRDKVEAIQKAFDQSPDLVVREFSASSPDDSVLAICYLEGLTDPALIIEMMDSVLRMVDSISSAEEQSIDASVRRLLPSGKIQNLHTYSKVYEAMLTGHVIICMDGVQHVLSVPVSGGARRSVEEPTSQTVVRGPKEGFTEELSTNMTLIRRKLRTADLKFQMHHIGSVSQTSVALVYIQNIAKPEVVEEATRRLNAICTDSILESGYIEEFIQDAPLTPFPTMLNTERPDTVAGSLLDGQIAILVDGTPFALVAPVSFFNFFQTTEDYYQRYDISTFLRVIRMLCFFISLLLPSTFIALTTFQQEMIPTTLLVTLAAQREGVPFPALLEALLMEITFEVIREAGVRMPRAIGPAISIVGALVIGQAAVEAGLVSGAMVIVVSFTAIANFVIPYFSMATAVRLLRFPFMLLAGTLGIFGILAGAVPLLAHLVSLRSFGIDYLMPYSPFYKSNMKDQLLRVPWWAMKTRPDEKAGANKTRQAAHQFPSGSNNAINSIPDSETDE; encoded by the coding sequence GTGCTGACCCGTTGGATGAAAAAGGCATTTGCAAAGCCTAAAGAGAATGCTCCACAGGCAGTACAAAATCATCCTTCCGAGAGCATGGGAATATCGTTTCGAGATAAAGTGGAGGCGATTCAAAAGGCGTTTGATCAAAGTCCCGATTTGGTTGTTCGGGAATTTTCCGCATCGTCTCCAGATGATTCCGTTTTGGCGATCTGTTACCTTGAAGGATTGACAGACCCCGCCTTGATCATTGAAATGATGGATTCCGTTCTTCGAATGGTCGACTCCATTTCCTCGGCCGAAGAACAATCTATCGATGCATCGGTTAGGAGACTTCTACCTTCTGGAAAAATTCAAAATTTGCATACGTATTCCAAGGTTTATGAGGCCATGCTAACTGGCCATGTCATTATTTGTATGGACGGCGTACAGCATGTGTTGTCCGTTCCCGTGAGCGGAGGAGCAAGGAGGTCGGTGGAAGAGCCTACCTCGCAGACGGTGGTCAGGGGTCCGAAAGAAGGTTTCACGGAAGAATTGAGCACCAATATGACCCTGATCCGGAGAAAACTCCGGACAGCGGATCTGAAGTTTCAAATGCACCATATCGGTTCGGTTTCTCAAACGTCGGTTGCGCTGGTTTATATTCAAAACATCGCGAAGCCTGAAGTCGTGGAAGAAGCGACAAGGAGGCTTAATGCCATTTGCACCGACAGCATTCTTGAGAGTGGATATATTGAAGAATTTATTCAGGATGCGCCCTTGACGCCTTTCCCGACGATGCTTAACACAGAGCGGCCGGATACGGTCGCAGGCAGTCTTTTAGATGGTCAAATCGCCATTCTCGTGGATGGAACCCCGTTTGCGCTCGTTGCTCCCGTAAGCTTTTTTAATTTCTTTCAAACGACCGAGGATTACTACCAGCGGTATGATATTTCTACATTTCTCAGAGTCATCCGCATGCTGTGTTTCTTCATTTCGCTTTTGCTGCCATCCACGTTCATCGCATTAACGACCTTTCAGCAAGAAATGATACCTACGACCTTATTGGTCACCCTTGCAGCCCAACGGGAAGGTGTTCCATTTCCAGCTTTGCTCGAAGCACTGCTCATGGAAATTACGTTTGAAGTCATTCGCGAAGCGGGAGTTCGAATGCCTCGGGCCATCGGACCGGCAATATCCATCGTTGGCGCATTAGTGATCGGACAGGCTGCGGTCGAAGCAGGATTAGTTTCGGGAGCCATGGTGATCGTCGTGTCTTTTACCGCGATCGCCAATTTTGTCATTCCATACTTCAGCATGGCGACAGCCGTTCGTTTGCTGCGGTTCCCGTTCATGCTGCTGGCGGGCACGCTGGGCATATTCGGAATATTGGCCGGGGCCGTGCCTTTATTGGCTCATTTGGTTTCGCTGAGGTCCTTCGGCATTGATTATTTAATGCCATACAGTCCGTTCTACAAGTCCAATATGAAAGACCAATTGCTGCGGGTTCCTTGGTGGGCCATGAAAACAAGGCCGGATGAAAAGGCAGGCGCAAACAAAACAAGGCAAGCGGCTCATCAATTTCCTTCGGGATCAAACAATGCCATAAACAGTATCCCTGATTCCGAAACGGACGAATAA
- a CDS encoding alpha/beta hydrolase, which translates to MGHYVQTEDNVNIYVEDIGEGVPVIFLHGWPANHLMFEYQYTLLAEQGYRCIGVDLRGFGKSDAPWEHYSYDRMADDLRSIIDELRLENAALVGFSMGGAIAVRYMARHQGYGIHRLLLAGAATPVFTRRPGIDYGMEPDDVTSQLIDAAYENRPAMLNKLGLKFTRTKTQPGMMVWLESLCYQASHHGTIKAAVSLRDEDLRNDLTAINVPTVVFHGRKDKIVQPELGELTAQSIPNARLVMFEHSGHAMLFDEPEKFNRELLTFLDGSATDGQLLQAAEAQRNL; encoded by the coding sequence ATGGGACATTACGTACAGACTGAGGACAACGTCAACATTTATGTTGAAGATATCGGTGAAGGCGTTCCGGTCATCTTTCTGCACGGCTGGCCGGCCAATCATCTGATGTTCGAGTATCAATACACGCTGCTCGCGGAGCAAGGTTACCGCTGCATCGGCGTTGATCTCCGCGGTTTTGGCAAATCCGATGCGCCGTGGGAACATTATTCGTATGACCGCATGGCGGATGACCTCCGCAGCATCATTGATGAGCTTCGCCTCGAAAACGCGGCTTTGGTCGGTTTTTCCATGGGCGGAGCGATCGCGGTTCGATATATGGCTCGCCATCAGGGTTATGGCATTCATCGGTTGTTGCTGGCCGGTGCCGCGACGCCGGTGTTTACACGGCGTCCCGGGATCGATTATGGCATGGAGCCGGACGATGTCACTTCGCAGCTTATCGATGCTGCTTACGAGAACAGGCCGGCGATGCTCAATAAATTAGGTTTGAAATTCACCCGGACCAAAACGCAGCCTGGCATGATGGTATGGCTCGAGTCTCTCTGTTATCAAGCATCCCATCATGGAACGATCAAAGCCGCCGTTTCGCTAAGGGACGAGGATCTCCGAAATGATCTGACGGCCATCAACGTTCCGACCGTTGTGTTCCACGGGCGGAAAGACAAAATCGTGCAGCCGGAATTGGGTGAACTGACAGCACAGAGCATACCGAATGCCCGCTTGGTGATGTTTGAACATAGCGGCCATGCCATGTTATTCGATGAACCGGAGAAATTCAATCGGGAATTGTTGACTTTCCTTGACGGTTCGGCAACAGACGGTCAACTGCTGCAAGCAGCAGAAGCACAGCGAAACTTGTAA
- a CDS encoding AMP-dependent synthetase and ligase, translating into MNQFSQSQQITQLAQQLTQQTQQASMQYQQLLRQEQSNAQQLEQLAQREQQAAHIIQTALQGHQTAIQQLQQIANLAQQLANTTSQHVNSFEQPYNTNHGIGMPSQSFGSFPNQQRQ; encoded by the coding sequence ATGAACCAATTTTCACAGTCTCAGCAAATTACTCAGCTTGCACAACAGCTCACGCAGCAAACGCAGCAAGCATCCATGCAGTATCAACAGCTTTTGAGACAAGAGCAAAGCAACGCGCAGCAGCTTGAACAACTCGCTCAGCGCGAACAGCAGGCGGCACATATCATTCAAACCGCGCTGCAAGGCCATCAAACAGCGATCCAACAGCTGCAACAAATCGCTAACCTTGCACAACAACTGGCCAATACGACTTCTCAACATGTCAATTCATTTGAGCAGCCGTATAATACCAACCACGGCATCGGAATGCCTTCCCAGTCATTCGGGAGCTTCCCGAACCAGCAGCGACAATAA
- a CDS encoding AraC family transcriptional regulator, translating into MGNLYFENNAGTFLVSHRKALSHHMPESHFHSTYEIYYLMSGHRAFFIQDRTITINEGDLVVIAPNILHRTTNAERPKHERLIINMHERLFSPDGSHQDVFRPLLERDYLVLKHSLRSRQPIETLVGAMIQEMQERRKGFELFAQTLAQQLLVTCCRHFMQHDAEPMASPSPMHERVSEIVRHINEHYMEELSLHLLADRFYISPYYLSRSFKEATGFAFVEYVNSVRIKEAKKLLENTSMKVNLIARKVGFGSVTHFGRVFRSVTGNAPLHYRSKE; encoded by the coding sequence TTGGGGAATCTTTATTTTGAGAACAATGCTGGTACTTTCCTGGTATCCCACCGCAAAGCGTTAAGTCACCATATGCCGGAAAGCCATTTTCACAGCACCTACGAAATTTATTATTTGATGTCCGGCCATCGGGCGTTTTTTATTCAAGATCGGACGATTACGATTAACGAAGGCGATCTCGTTGTGATCGCGCCCAACATTTTGCACCGTACCACCAATGCGGAACGGCCGAAGCATGAACGGCTCATCATCAATATGCATGAACGGCTTTTCTCGCCGGACGGTTCCCATCAGGACGTGTTTCGGCCTTTACTCGAACGGGATTATCTGGTCTTGAAACATTCCTTGCGCAGCAGGCAACCCATTGAAACGCTTGTCGGTGCGATGATCCAGGAAATGCAGGAACGCAGAAAGGGCTTTGAGTTGTTTGCCCAGACACTTGCGCAGCAGCTCCTCGTTACATGCTGCAGGCATTTCATGCAGCACGATGCGGAGCCGATGGCCTCACCGAGCCCCATGCACGAACGAGTGTCGGAGATTGTCCGCCATATTAACGAGCATTACATGGAAGAATTATCGCTTCACTTGCTGGCAGACAGGTTCTATATCAGTCCTTATTATTTAAGCCGATCCTTCAAAGAAGCGACGGGGTTTGCGTTTGTCGAATACGTGAACAGCGTGCGGATCAAAGAAGCAAAAAAGCTGCTTGAGAATACGTCCATGAAAGTGAACCTGATCGCAAGGAAGGTTGGCTTCGGGAGCGTTACACACTTCGGAAGGGTGTTCCGGTCGGTCACGGGCAATGCCCCGTTGCATTATCGAAGCAAAGAATAA
- a CDS encoding Ger(x)C family spore germination protein, with the protein MIKRWFSVLMLALSMVVAGCGNLTEMNDLGITTATGIDRQNGKWLVTYQTIVPPASAGKSSSGGSQTSVNTFTSEGKTINEAVSKSSLENSKKLYFAHTHVLLIGEEAARHGIAEVMDEYYRSIDARESVKVLVADGQAKEYLKFQVPPEKQPGRALSGILNRNTEMGSFYPVMTLHEIALKMTSDSRAVGIPTITVKGKERSELESTDIFKQTSPPVKLRLAGLSVFSKDKKIGELSESESLGISWLTNRIKIANLTFSGDNGEINSFLVRKAVVNVKPLKSGLHYIVHVDVKVNAELSESTSQKEITSASDIRILQRQAEQVIKAQVVQGWTANQRLRVDLLGLANKIHQRHPKDWKAIQENWPQELAQMDVEVDVGVSLKRVGLLQDSFSKLLKSKEQEEH; encoded by the coding sequence ATGATTAAACGCTGGTTCAGCGTCCTGATGCTTGCTTTGTCCATGGTTGTGGCCGGGTGCGGCAATCTCACGGAAATGAACGATTTGGGCATTACGACGGCAACAGGGATTGACAGGCAGAACGGAAAATGGCTGGTGACCTATCAAACGATTGTTCCCCCCGCGAGTGCAGGGAAATCTTCATCAGGGGGGTCCCAAACATCCGTAAATACCTTCACATCAGAAGGCAAAACCATAAACGAAGCCGTCTCCAAAAGCAGCTTGGAAAATTCCAAAAAATTATATTTTGCCCATACCCATGTCCTTCTGATCGGTGAAGAAGCTGCACGTCACGGCATTGCGGAAGTCATGGATGAGTACTATCGCAGTATAGATGCGCGGGAATCGGTTAAAGTGCTCGTTGCGGACGGGCAAGCCAAAGAGTATTTAAAATTTCAAGTTCCTCCAGAGAAACAACCTGGTCGGGCGTTATCGGGAATTCTGAATCGAAATACGGAAATGGGCTCTTTTTACCCCGTGATGACTCTTCACGAAATCGCACTGAAAATGACCTCGGACAGCAGGGCAGTCGGAATACCTACAATAACGGTTAAGGGAAAAGAGCGCAGCGAATTGGAATCCACCGATATCTTCAAACAAACTTCTCCGCCAGTCAAATTGAGATTAGCGGGATTAAGCGTATTCTCCAAAGACAAAAAAATCGGAGAACTAAGCGAGAGCGAAAGCTTGGGCATCTCTTGGCTGACGAATCGGATCAAAATCGCCAACCTGACGTTTTCGGGTGATAACGGAGAGATCAACTCTTTTCTTGTCCGAAAAGCAGTCGTTAACGTGAAACCCCTGAAGTCCGGTTTACATTATATTGTTCATGTCGATGTAAAGGTCAACGCCGAATTAAGCGAGAGCACCTCCCAAAAGGAGATCACAAGCGCCAGCGATATTCGCATCTTGCAGCGACAAGCCGAACAAGTCATTAAAGCACAGGTTGTACAGGGGTGGACCGCGAATCAGCGGCTTCGCGTCGATTTGCTGGGCCTCGCAAACAAAATTCATCAAAGACATCCGAAGGACTGGAAAGCGATTCAGGAAAACTGGCCCCAAGAGTTGGCTCAAATGGACGTAGAGGTGGACGTAGGCGTCAGCCTCAAACGGGTCGGACTTCTGCAGGATTCGTTCAGCAAGTTGCTCAAATCGAAAGAGCAAGAGGAGCACTAA
- a CDS encoding YitT family protein — protein MIQSKGRVQKSNKVRIVSKVLLIMIGAFITAYGLEAVLIPNNVSDGGVTGLSIVGSKLFGLPLGLLIGIINIPFVWLGYKQIGKSFAIYSVIGIASLAVGTSLMHHVPTIIEGDTLLITVVGGIIIGFGMGLALRNGGALDGIDMLAVLLSRKLPFGTSDLILFLNMFVFIVVSSVFGLQGAILSGLAYFIASKVIHIVEEGLSGSKTFKIITNQPEIMVETIRDRLGRGATYTDAYGGYTNEQFKEITCVINRMEESKIKEIIHEIDPGAFVVVYDVAEVKGGNFKKKDIH, from the coding sequence GTGATTCAAAGCAAAGGCAGAGTGCAGAAATCGAACAAAGTAAGAATCGTTTCCAAAGTATTGCTGATTATGATCGGGGCTTTTATTACCGCATACGGCCTGGAAGCCGTATTGATACCCAACAATGTATCCGACGGAGGGGTGACGGGTCTCAGCATCGTTGGTTCCAAGCTGTTCGGGCTGCCGCTGGGGCTGTTAATCGGCATCATTAACATTCCTTTCGTTTGGCTCGGATACAAACAAATCGGCAAAAGCTTTGCCATATATTCGGTGATCGGCATTGCCTCTCTGGCCGTCGGCACCAGTTTAATGCACCATGTTCCAACCATTATTGAAGGTGATACGCTGTTGATTACCGTGGTCGGCGGGATTATCATCGGTTTCGGTATGGGTCTTGCGCTGCGTAATGGCGGGGCGTTGGACGGAATCGACATGCTGGCCGTATTGCTTTCGCGCAAACTGCCTTTCGGAACCAGTGATCTGATTTTGTTTTTGAACATGTTTGTCTTTATTGTCGTTTCGAGCGTATTCGGTCTTCAGGGAGCCATTCTCTCCGGACTTGCTTATTTCATTGCTTCCAAAGTCATACATATCGTTGAAGAAGGTTTGAGCGGCTCCAAAACGTTCAAAATCATTACGAACCAACCCGAAATCATGGTGGAGACCATCCGTGACCGGTTAGGACGGGGAGCAACATACACCGATGCTTACGGCGGCTACACCAATGAACAGTTCAAAGAAATCACTTGCGTCATCAACCGGATGGAAGAGAGCAAAATCAAAGAGATCATCCACGAGATTGATCCCGGTGCTTTTGTTGTCGTATACGATGTAGCAGAAGTGAAGGGCGGCAATTTCAAAAAGAAAGACATCCATTAA
- a CDS encoding glycoside hydrolase family 88 protein: MQTASSLTTPIQWALKACEALMNKFEPENLPPDRFHYHQGVFLSGMEKCWRQTGEQKLYDYMKGWVDSQVLEDGSIKKFKPDELDDIQPGVLLFTLYEQTGDERYKKALYTLVPLLKSWPTNESGGFWHKGHYPNQMWLDGLYMAGPIAVQFAHTFGESEYIDMMTFQALLMEKHTKDPVTGLLYHGWDETKEAKWADPVTGLAPEFWGRAIGWYPVALLEMFEYMPEDHPDKEKLVAIVQDLLIALTNFQDPATGLWYQVVDKGDRADNWHENSCTALYVHAIAKAVRFGYLDPQYLKYAWKGYQGVIDTLKFDDDGNVVIGNICIGTGIGDYDHYIARPTSENDLHGAGAFILMCAEMNLAAKAAD, translated from the coding sequence ATGCAAACTGCTTCATCTCTAACCACCCCGATCCAATGGGCGCTCAAAGCTTGTGAAGCCTTAATGAACAAATTCGAGCCGGAGAACCTTCCGCCGGACCGTTTCCATTACCATCAAGGCGTCTTCCTGTCCGGCATGGAAAAGTGCTGGCGGCAGACCGGAGAACAGAAATTATATGACTATATGAAGGGTTGGGTCGACAGCCAGGTCCTTGAGGACGGGAGCATCAAAAAATTCAAGCCTGATGAACTGGACGACATCCAGCCTGGCGTGCTTCTTTTCACCCTTTACGAACAAACCGGAGACGAGCGGTACAAAAAAGCGCTGTATACACTTGTTCCATTGTTGAAATCATGGCCAACGAACGAATCCGGCGGATTCTGGCACAAAGGGCATTACCCGAACCAAATGTGGCTCGACGGCTTGTACATGGCCGGACCGATTGCGGTGCAATTTGCCCACACGTTTGGTGAAAGCGAATACATCGACATGATGACCTTTCAAGCGCTGCTCATGGAGAAACATACGAAAGACCCGGTTACCGGTTTGCTGTATCATGGCTGGGACGAAACGAAGGAAGCCAAATGGGCCGATCCGGTCACTGGCCTTGCGCCGGAATTCTGGGGCCGCGCCATCGGCTGGTATCCGGTCGCGCTGCTCGAAATGTTCGAATACATGCCTGAGGATCATCCCGACAAGGAAAAGCTTGTAGCGATTGTACAGGATCTATTGATCGCACTGACGAACTTCCAGGACCCTGCCACCGGATTGTGGTATCAAGTGGTGGATAAAGGCGACCGCGCAGACAATTGGCACGAAAACTCCTGCACCGCGCTGTATGTGCACGCCATTGCCAAAGCCGTTCGGTTCGGATATTTGGACCCGCAATACTTGAAGTATGCCTGGAAGGGCTACCAAGGCGTGATTGATACGTTGAAATTTGACGACGACGGCAACGTTGTCATCGGCAACATATGCATCGGTACAGGGATTGGCGACTATGACCATTACATTGCTCGTCCTACGAGCGAAAACGACCTTCATGGAGCAGGCGCATTCATCTTGATGTGTGCGGAAATGAACTTGGCTGCCAAAGCGGCCGACTAA